The following are encoded in a window of Poecile atricapillus isolate bPoeAtr1 chromosome 3, bPoeAtr1.hap1, whole genome shotgun sequence genomic DNA:
- the TMEM63B gene encoding CSC1-like protein 2 isoform X1, giving the protein MLPYVIATLGSVGAPCKTPTCNNNSTTKDYCYSARIRSTVLQGLPFGGVPTVLALDFMCFLALLFVFSILRKVAWDYGRLALVTDADRRRRWETEREEREYIASALHSDNHDRYERLTSVSSSVDFDQRDNGFCSWLTAIFRIKDDEIRDKCGVDAVHYLSFQRHIIGLLVVVGVLSVGIVLPVNFSGDLLENNAYSFGRTTIANLKSGNNLLWLHTTFAFLYLLLTVYSMRRHTSKMRYKEDDLVKRTLFINGISKYAESEKIKKHFEEAYANCTVLEARPCYDVARLMFLDAERKKAERGRIYFTNLQSKDNTPSMINPKPCGHLCCCVIRGCEEVEAIEYYTKLEEKLKDDYKREKEKVNEKPLGMAFVTFHNETITAIILKDFNACKCQGCACRGEPRASSCSESLHVSNWTVSYAPDPQNIYWEHLSIRGFVWWIRCFVINVVLFILLFFLTTPAIIITTMDKFNVTKPVEYLNNPIITQFFPTLLLWCFSALLPTIVYYSAFFEAHWTRSGENRTTMHKCYTFLIFMVLLLPSLGLSSLDVFFRWLFDKKFLAEAAVRFECVFLPDNGAFFVNYVIASAFIGNAMDLLRIPGLLMYMIRLCLARSAAERRNVKRHQAYEFQFGAAYAWMMCVFTVVMTYSITCPIIVPFGLMYMLLKHLVDRYNLYYAYLPAKLDKKIHSGAVNQVVAAPILCLFWLLFFSTVRTGFLAPTSMFTFVVLVITIVICLCHVCFGHFKYLSAHNYKIDHTEVDAIDNRQNGRPATNLPAPKSAKYIAQVLQDSSPEGEATESEEQGSQDEELINADGMNDTDFQSCEDSLIENEIHQ; this is encoded by the exons ATGCTGCCCTACGTCATCGCCACCCTGGGCTCAGTAGGGGCCCCTTGCAAAACTCCCACATGCAACAACAACAGCACTACCAAGGACTACTGCTACAGTGCACGCATCCGGAGCactgtgctgcaggggctgcccTTTGGTGGGGTGCCTACTGTCCTAGCCCTTGACTTTATGTGCTTTCTC GCACTGTTGTTTGTCTTTTCAATTTTACGTAAAGTTGCTTGGGACTATGGACGCCTGGCCCTGGTGACTGATGCTGACAG GCGCCGACGCTGGGAGACGGAAAGAGAGGAGCGGGAATA CATAGCCTCCGCCCTGCATTCTGACAACCATGACCGCTATGAGCGCCTCACCTCTGTATCCAGCTCTGTGGACTTCGACCAGAGGGACAAC GGTTTCTGCTCCTGGCTGACAGCCATCTTCCGGATAAA GGATGATGAGATCCGGGATAAATGCGGGGTTGATGCAGTGCACTACCTGTCCTTCCAGAGGCACATCATTGGGCTGCTCGTGGTCGTGGGTGTGCTGTCTGTGGGCATCGTGTTACCTGTCAACTTCTCTGGGGACCTGCTAG AAAACAATGCCTACAGCTTTGGGAGGACAACTATCGCTAACCTGAAGTCTGG GAATAacctgctgtggctgcacacCACCTTTGCTTTCCTGTACCTGCTGCTGACAGTGTACAGCATGCGCCGGCATACTTCAAAGATGCGCTACAAAGAGGATGACTTG GTTAAGCGAACTCTATTCATCAATGGGATCTCGAAATATGCTGAGTCAGAGAAGATCAAGAAGCATTTTGA GGAGGCCTATGCCAATTGCACTGTCCTGGAGGCCCGTCCCTGCTATGATGTTGCCCGGCTGATGTTCCTCGATGCAGAGAG GAAGAAAGCTGAGCGTGGGCGTATCTACTTTACCAACCTGCAGAGCAAGGACAACACCCCATCCATGATCAACCCCAAGCCCTGTGGCcacctgtgctgctgtgtcATCAGGGGCTGTGAGGAG GTGGAGGCTATTGAGTATTATACCAAGCTGGAAGAGAAGCTCAAAGATGACTACAAGCGGGAGAAGGAGAAGGTTAATGAAAAGCCTCTGGGGATGGCCTTTGTCACCTTCCACAATGAGACCATCACAGCCAT AATTCTCAAAGATTTCAACGCTTGTaagtgccagggctgtgcatgCCGTGGGGAGCCCAGAGCGTCCTCCTGCAGTGAGTCCCTCCATGTCTCCAACTGGACTGTCAGTTATGCACCTGACCCACAGAACATCTACTG GGAACACCTCTCCATCCGGGGCTTTGTATGGTGGATCCGCTGCTTTGTGATTAATGTGGTCCTCTTCatccttctcttctttctcaCCACTCCTGCTATCATCATCACCACTATGGACAAGTTCAATGTCACCAAGCCCGTGGAGTACCTCAAT AACCCAATCATCACTCAGTTCTTCcccacactgctgctgtggtgCTTCTCTGCTCTTCTGCCCACCATTGTATACTACTCTGCCTTTTTCGAAGCACATTGGACCAG GTCTGGAGAGAATAGGACAACCATGCACAAGTGTTATACCTTCCTAATCTTCATGGTCTTGCTGCTGCCGTCGCTGGGCCTGAGCAG CTTGGATGTATTTTTCCGCTGGTTGTTTGACAAAAAGTTCCTTGCTGAAGCTGCTGTGCGATTTGA GTGTGTGTTCCTGCCAGACAATGGGGCTTTCTTTGTCAACTATGTTATCGCCTCTGCCTTCATCGGGAATGCCATGGACCTGCTGCGCATCCCTGGTTTGCTCATGTACATGATACGCCTCTGCCTGGCCCGCTCGGCGGCCGAGCGGAGGAACGTCAAACGA caccaggccTATGAGTTCCAGTTTGGGGCTGCTTACGCTTGGATGATGTGTGTCTTCACTGTAGTCATGACATACAGCATCACCTGCCCCATCATCGTCCCTTTTG GGCTCATGTACATGCTGCTTAAGCACCTGGTGGACCGATACAACCTATATTATGCTTACTTGCCTGCCAAGCTGGACAAGAAGATCCATTCAGGGGCTGTGAATCAGGTAGTGGCAGCCCCCATCCTCTGCCTCTTCTGGCTTCTCTTCTTCTCCACAGTGCGCACAG GGTTCCTGGCACCCACTTCCATGTTCACCTTTGTGGTCCTCGTGATCACCATTGTGATCTGCCTGTGTCACGTCTGCTTTGGGCATTTCAAATACCTCAGTGCTCACAACTACAAG ATTGACCACACAGAAGTGGATGCCATAGACAACAGGCAGAACGGGAGACCTGCTACCAATCTGCCTGCTCCCAAATCAGCT AAGTACATCGCCCAAGTGCTGCAGGACTCCTCACCGGAGGGTGAAGCAACAGAGTCGGAGGAGCAGGGATCACAGGATGAGGAGCTCATCAACGCAGATGGCATGAATGACACAGATTTCCAGTCGTGTGAGGACAGCCTGATAGAGAATGAGATCCACCAGTAG
- the TMEM63B gene encoding CSC1-like protein 2 isoform X2 gives MLPYVIATLGSVGAPCKTPTCNNNSTTKDYCYSARIRSTVLQGLPFGGVPTVLALDFMCFLALLFVFSILRKVAWDYGRLALVTDADSIASALHSDNHDRYERLTSVSSSVDFDQRDNGFCSWLTAIFRIKDDEIRDKCGVDAVHYLSFQRHIIGLLVVVGVLSVGIVLPVNFSGDLLENNAYSFGRTTIANLKSGNNLLWLHTTFAFLYLLLTVYSMRRHTSKMRYKEDDLVKRTLFINGISKYAESEKIKKHFEEAYANCTVLEARPCYDVARLMFLDAERKKAERGRIYFTNLQSKDNTPSMINPKPCGHLCCCVIRGCEEVEAIEYYTKLEEKLKDDYKREKEKVNEKPLGMAFVTFHNETITAIILKDFNACKCQGCACRGEPRASSCSESLHVSNWTVSYAPDPQNIYWEHLSIRGFVWWIRCFVINVVLFILLFFLTTPAIIITTMDKFNVTKPVEYLNNPIITQFFPTLLLWCFSALLPTIVYYSAFFEAHWTRSGENRTTMHKCYTFLIFMVLLLPSLGLSSLDVFFRWLFDKKFLAEAAVRFECVFLPDNGAFFVNYVIASAFIGNAMDLLRIPGLLMYMIRLCLARSAAERRNVKRHQAYEFQFGAAYAWMMCVFTVVMTYSITCPIIVPFGLMYMLLKHLVDRYNLYYAYLPAKLDKKIHSGAVNQVVAAPILCLFWLLFFSTVRTGFLAPTSMFTFVVLVITIVICLCHVCFGHFKYLSAHNYKIDHTEVDAIDNRQNGRPATNLPAPKSAKYIAQVLQDSSPEGEATESEEQGSQDEELINADGMNDTDFQSCEDSLIENEIHQ, from the exons ATGCTGCCCTACGTCATCGCCACCCTGGGCTCAGTAGGGGCCCCTTGCAAAACTCCCACATGCAACAACAACAGCACTACCAAGGACTACTGCTACAGTGCACGCATCCGGAGCactgtgctgcaggggctgcccTTTGGTGGGGTGCCTACTGTCCTAGCCCTTGACTTTATGTGCTTTCTC GCACTGTTGTTTGTCTTTTCAATTTTACGTAAAGTTGCTTGGGACTATGGACGCCTGGCCCTGGTGACTGATGCTGACAG CATAGCCTCCGCCCTGCATTCTGACAACCATGACCGCTATGAGCGCCTCACCTCTGTATCCAGCTCTGTGGACTTCGACCAGAGGGACAAC GGTTTCTGCTCCTGGCTGACAGCCATCTTCCGGATAAA GGATGATGAGATCCGGGATAAATGCGGGGTTGATGCAGTGCACTACCTGTCCTTCCAGAGGCACATCATTGGGCTGCTCGTGGTCGTGGGTGTGCTGTCTGTGGGCATCGTGTTACCTGTCAACTTCTCTGGGGACCTGCTAG AAAACAATGCCTACAGCTTTGGGAGGACAACTATCGCTAACCTGAAGTCTGG GAATAacctgctgtggctgcacacCACCTTTGCTTTCCTGTACCTGCTGCTGACAGTGTACAGCATGCGCCGGCATACTTCAAAGATGCGCTACAAAGAGGATGACTTG GTTAAGCGAACTCTATTCATCAATGGGATCTCGAAATATGCTGAGTCAGAGAAGATCAAGAAGCATTTTGA GGAGGCCTATGCCAATTGCACTGTCCTGGAGGCCCGTCCCTGCTATGATGTTGCCCGGCTGATGTTCCTCGATGCAGAGAG GAAGAAAGCTGAGCGTGGGCGTATCTACTTTACCAACCTGCAGAGCAAGGACAACACCCCATCCATGATCAACCCCAAGCCCTGTGGCcacctgtgctgctgtgtcATCAGGGGCTGTGAGGAG GTGGAGGCTATTGAGTATTATACCAAGCTGGAAGAGAAGCTCAAAGATGACTACAAGCGGGAGAAGGAGAAGGTTAATGAAAAGCCTCTGGGGATGGCCTTTGTCACCTTCCACAATGAGACCATCACAGCCAT AATTCTCAAAGATTTCAACGCTTGTaagtgccagggctgtgcatgCCGTGGGGAGCCCAGAGCGTCCTCCTGCAGTGAGTCCCTCCATGTCTCCAACTGGACTGTCAGTTATGCACCTGACCCACAGAACATCTACTG GGAACACCTCTCCATCCGGGGCTTTGTATGGTGGATCCGCTGCTTTGTGATTAATGTGGTCCTCTTCatccttctcttctttctcaCCACTCCTGCTATCATCATCACCACTATGGACAAGTTCAATGTCACCAAGCCCGTGGAGTACCTCAAT AACCCAATCATCACTCAGTTCTTCcccacactgctgctgtggtgCTTCTCTGCTCTTCTGCCCACCATTGTATACTACTCTGCCTTTTTCGAAGCACATTGGACCAG GTCTGGAGAGAATAGGACAACCATGCACAAGTGTTATACCTTCCTAATCTTCATGGTCTTGCTGCTGCCGTCGCTGGGCCTGAGCAG CTTGGATGTATTTTTCCGCTGGTTGTTTGACAAAAAGTTCCTTGCTGAAGCTGCTGTGCGATTTGA GTGTGTGTTCCTGCCAGACAATGGGGCTTTCTTTGTCAACTATGTTATCGCCTCTGCCTTCATCGGGAATGCCATGGACCTGCTGCGCATCCCTGGTTTGCTCATGTACATGATACGCCTCTGCCTGGCCCGCTCGGCGGCCGAGCGGAGGAACGTCAAACGA caccaggccTATGAGTTCCAGTTTGGGGCTGCTTACGCTTGGATGATGTGTGTCTTCACTGTAGTCATGACATACAGCATCACCTGCCCCATCATCGTCCCTTTTG GGCTCATGTACATGCTGCTTAAGCACCTGGTGGACCGATACAACCTATATTATGCTTACTTGCCTGCCAAGCTGGACAAGAAGATCCATTCAGGGGCTGTGAATCAGGTAGTGGCAGCCCCCATCCTCTGCCTCTTCTGGCTTCTCTTCTTCTCCACAGTGCGCACAG GGTTCCTGGCACCCACTTCCATGTTCACCTTTGTGGTCCTCGTGATCACCATTGTGATCTGCCTGTGTCACGTCTGCTTTGGGCATTTCAAATACCTCAGTGCTCACAACTACAAG ATTGACCACACAGAAGTGGATGCCATAGACAACAGGCAGAACGGGAGACCTGCTACCAATCTGCCTGCTCCCAAATCAGCT AAGTACATCGCCCAAGTGCTGCAGGACTCCTCACCGGAGGGTGAAGCAACAGAGTCGGAGGAGCAGGGATCACAGGATGAGGAGCTCATCAACGCAGATGGCATGAATGACACAGATTTCCAGTCGTGTGAGGACAGCCTGATAGAGAATGAGATCCACCAGTAG
- the TMEM63B gene encoding CSC1-like protein 2 isoform X3, translated as MLPYVIATLGSVGAPCKTPTCNNNSTTKDYCYSARIRSTVLQGLPFGGVPTVLALDFMCFLALLFVFSILRKVAWDYGRLALVTDADRRRRWETEREEREYIASALHSDNHDRYERLTSVSSSVDFDQRDNGFCSWLTAIFRIKDDEIRDKCGVDAVHYLSFQRHIIGLLVVVGVLSVGIVLPVNFSGDLLENNAYSFGRTTIANLKSGNNLLWLHTTFAFLYLLLTVYSMRRHTSKMRYKEDDLVKRTLFINGISKYAESEKIKKHFEEAYANCTVLEARPCYDVARLMFLDAERKKAERGRIYFTNLQSKDNTPSMINPKPCGHLCCCVIRGCEEVEAIEYYTKLEEKLKDDYKREKEKVNEKPLGMAFVTFHNETITAIILKDFNACKCQGCACRGEPRASSCSESLHVSNWTVSYAPDPQNIYWEHLSIRGFVWWIRCFVINVVLFILLFFLTTPAIIITTMDKFNVTKPVEYLNNPIITQFFPTLLLWCFSALLPTIVYYSAFFEAHWTSLDVFFRWLFDKKFLAEAAVRFECVFLPDNGAFFVNYVIASAFIGNAMDLLRIPGLLMYMIRLCLARSAAERRNVKRHQAYEFQFGAAYAWMMCVFTVVMTYSITCPIIVPFGLMYMLLKHLVDRYNLYYAYLPAKLDKKIHSGAVNQVVAAPILCLFWLLFFSTVRTGFLAPTSMFTFVVLVITIVICLCHVCFGHFKYLSAHNYKIDHTEVDAIDNRQNGRPATNLPAPKSAKYIAQVLQDSSPEGEATESEEQGSQDEELINADGMNDTDFQSCEDSLIENEIHQ; from the exons ATGCTGCCCTACGTCATCGCCACCCTGGGCTCAGTAGGGGCCCCTTGCAAAACTCCCACATGCAACAACAACAGCACTACCAAGGACTACTGCTACAGTGCACGCATCCGGAGCactgtgctgcaggggctgcccTTTGGTGGGGTGCCTACTGTCCTAGCCCTTGACTTTATGTGCTTTCTC GCACTGTTGTTTGTCTTTTCAATTTTACGTAAAGTTGCTTGGGACTATGGACGCCTGGCCCTGGTGACTGATGCTGACAG GCGCCGACGCTGGGAGACGGAAAGAGAGGAGCGGGAATA CATAGCCTCCGCCCTGCATTCTGACAACCATGACCGCTATGAGCGCCTCACCTCTGTATCCAGCTCTGTGGACTTCGACCAGAGGGACAAC GGTTTCTGCTCCTGGCTGACAGCCATCTTCCGGATAAA GGATGATGAGATCCGGGATAAATGCGGGGTTGATGCAGTGCACTACCTGTCCTTCCAGAGGCACATCATTGGGCTGCTCGTGGTCGTGGGTGTGCTGTCTGTGGGCATCGTGTTACCTGTCAACTTCTCTGGGGACCTGCTAG AAAACAATGCCTACAGCTTTGGGAGGACAACTATCGCTAACCTGAAGTCTGG GAATAacctgctgtggctgcacacCACCTTTGCTTTCCTGTACCTGCTGCTGACAGTGTACAGCATGCGCCGGCATACTTCAAAGATGCGCTACAAAGAGGATGACTTG GTTAAGCGAACTCTATTCATCAATGGGATCTCGAAATATGCTGAGTCAGAGAAGATCAAGAAGCATTTTGA GGAGGCCTATGCCAATTGCACTGTCCTGGAGGCCCGTCCCTGCTATGATGTTGCCCGGCTGATGTTCCTCGATGCAGAGAG GAAGAAAGCTGAGCGTGGGCGTATCTACTTTACCAACCTGCAGAGCAAGGACAACACCCCATCCATGATCAACCCCAAGCCCTGTGGCcacctgtgctgctgtgtcATCAGGGGCTGTGAGGAG GTGGAGGCTATTGAGTATTATACCAAGCTGGAAGAGAAGCTCAAAGATGACTACAAGCGGGAGAAGGAGAAGGTTAATGAAAAGCCTCTGGGGATGGCCTTTGTCACCTTCCACAATGAGACCATCACAGCCAT AATTCTCAAAGATTTCAACGCTTGTaagtgccagggctgtgcatgCCGTGGGGAGCCCAGAGCGTCCTCCTGCAGTGAGTCCCTCCATGTCTCCAACTGGACTGTCAGTTATGCACCTGACCCACAGAACATCTACTG GGAACACCTCTCCATCCGGGGCTTTGTATGGTGGATCCGCTGCTTTGTGATTAATGTGGTCCTCTTCatccttctcttctttctcaCCACTCCTGCTATCATCATCACCACTATGGACAAGTTCAATGTCACCAAGCCCGTGGAGTACCTCAAT AACCCAATCATCACTCAGTTCTTCcccacactgctgctgtggtgCTTCTCTGCTCTTCTGCCCACCATTGTATACTACTCTGCCTTTTTCGAAGCACATTGGACCAG CTTGGATGTATTTTTCCGCTGGTTGTTTGACAAAAAGTTCCTTGCTGAAGCTGCTGTGCGATTTGA GTGTGTGTTCCTGCCAGACAATGGGGCTTTCTTTGTCAACTATGTTATCGCCTCTGCCTTCATCGGGAATGCCATGGACCTGCTGCGCATCCCTGGTTTGCTCATGTACATGATACGCCTCTGCCTGGCCCGCTCGGCGGCCGAGCGGAGGAACGTCAAACGA caccaggccTATGAGTTCCAGTTTGGGGCTGCTTACGCTTGGATGATGTGTGTCTTCACTGTAGTCATGACATACAGCATCACCTGCCCCATCATCGTCCCTTTTG GGCTCATGTACATGCTGCTTAAGCACCTGGTGGACCGATACAACCTATATTATGCTTACTTGCCTGCCAAGCTGGACAAGAAGATCCATTCAGGGGCTGTGAATCAGGTAGTGGCAGCCCCCATCCTCTGCCTCTTCTGGCTTCTCTTCTTCTCCACAGTGCGCACAG GGTTCCTGGCACCCACTTCCATGTTCACCTTTGTGGTCCTCGTGATCACCATTGTGATCTGCCTGTGTCACGTCTGCTTTGGGCATTTCAAATACCTCAGTGCTCACAACTACAAG ATTGACCACACAGAAGTGGATGCCATAGACAACAGGCAGAACGGGAGACCTGCTACCAATCTGCCTGCTCCCAAATCAGCT AAGTACATCGCCCAAGTGCTGCAGGACTCCTCACCGGAGGGTGAAGCAACAGAGTCGGAGGAGCAGGGATCACAGGATGAGGAGCTCATCAACGCAGATGGCATGAATGACACAGATTTCCAGTCGTGTGAGGACAGCCTGATAGAGAATGAGATCCACCAGTAG